The following are from one region of the Nicotiana tabacum cultivar K326 chromosome 3, ASM71507v2, whole genome shotgun sequence genome:
- the LOC107792230 gene encoding putative WRKY transcription factor 15 isoform X2 — protein MAVELMMDYRNTSRNSFTIFNTKLEEKAVVQKAASGLEGVEKLLKLLSQTQSQSQQQQKQGNLSSFLKQENSPMEIEMVADAAVTKFKNIISLLGRTKTGHARFRRAPTTSPPKVKKDFMDSKVYCPTPIQQVPPVAYELYDHQFFKNPRDGVVENQELVTKKSINFSYGQDISRSNSFNMSALTGETESSSFKISNLSSAGKPPLSTSSSFKRKCCSSENDLSGKCSGSSGRCHCSKRRKLRLKRVERVPAISMKMSDIPPDDYSWRKYGQKPIKGSPHPRAYYKCSSVRGCPARKHVERALDEPTMLIVTYEDCDNESKSCILSLWS, from the exons ATGGCTGTAGAGCTCATGATGGATTACAGAAACACAAGTAGGAATAGTTTTACTATTTTCAATACAAAGTTGGAAGAAAAGGCAGTGGTTCAAAAAGCTGCCTCTGGGCTTGAAGGCGTCGAAAAACTCCTCAAATTGTTGTCTCAAACTCAGAGTCAGTCTCAACAGCAGCAAAAACAGGGGAATTTATCTTCTTTCCTAAAGCAAGAAAATTCCCCTATGGAGATTGAAATGGTAGCTGATGCAGCTGTTACAAAGTTCAAGAACATAATTTCACTTCTTGGTCGAACCAAAACTGGCCACGCTCGATTCAGAAGAGCACCTACTACTTCCCCTCCAAAAGTCAAGAAAGATTTTATGGACAGTAAAGTTTATTGTCCAACTCCAATTCAACAAGTTCCTCCAGTCGCCTATGAGCTTTACGATCACCAATTCTTTAAAAATCCAAGAGATGGGGTTGTTGAGAACCAAGAATTGGTTACAAAAAAGAGCATTAACTTTTCCTATGGTCAAGATATTTCTCGCTCAAATTCGTTTAATATGTCAGCGTTAACAGGGGAAACAGAGAGTTCATCTTTCAAGATTTCAAATCTCTCTTCTGCTGGAAAGCCTCCTTTGTCTACTTCTTCTTCCTTTAAAAGAAAGTGCTGCTCGTCCGAGAACGACCTCTCTGGCAAGTGTAGTGGCTCCTCCGGCCGATGCCATTGTTCAAAAAGAAG aaaatTAAGACTTAAAAGGGTGGAAAGAGTTCCAGCAATTAGCATGAAAATGTCTGACATCCCACCTGATGATTATTCATGGAGAAAATATGGACAAAAGCCAATTAAAGGATCTCCACATCCAAG GGCATACTATAAATGTAGCAGTGTGAGAGGTTGTCCAGCACGTAAACATGTAGAGAGAGCTCTGGATGAACCAACCATGCTGATTGTTACGTACGAAG aTTGTGATAATGAATCAAAGTCATGTATTTTGTCATTGTGGAGTTGA
- the LOC107792230 gene encoding putative WRKY transcription factor 15 isoform X1, which produces MAVELMMDYRNTSRNSFTIFNTKLEEKAVVQKAASGLEGVEKLLKLLSQTQSQSQQQQKQGNLSSFLKQENSPMEIEMVADAAVTKFKNIISLLGRTKTGHARFRRAPTTSPPKVKKDFMDSKVYCPTPIQQVPPVAYELYDHQFFKNPRDGVVENQELVTKKSINFSYGQDISRSNSFNMSALTGETESSSFKISNLSSAGKPPLSTSSSFKRKCCSSENDLSGKCSGSSGRCHCSKRRKLRLKRVERVPAISMKMSDIPPDDYSWRKYGQKPIKGSPHPRAYYKCSSVRGCPARKHVERALDEPTMLIVTYEGEHNHSLSVAETSSLILESS; this is translated from the exons ATGGCTGTAGAGCTCATGATGGATTACAGAAACACAAGTAGGAATAGTTTTACTATTTTCAATACAAAGTTGGAAGAAAAGGCAGTGGTTCAAAAAGCTGCCTCTGGGCTTGAAGGCGTCGAAAAACTCCTCAAATTGTTGTCTCAAACTCAGAGTCAGTCTCAACAGCAGCAAAAACAGGGGAATTTATCTTCTTTCCTAAAGCAAGAAAATTCCCCTATGGAGATTGAAATGGTAGCTGATGCAGCTGTTACAAAGTTCAAGAACATAATTTCACTTCTTGGTCGAACCAAAACTGGCCACGCTCGATTCAGAAGAGCACCTACTACTTCCCCTCCAAAAGTCAAGAAAGATTTTATGGACAGTAAAGTTTATTGTCCAACTCCAATTCAACAAGTTCCTCCAGTCGCCTATGAGCTTTACGATCACCAATTCTTTAAAAATCCAAGAGATGGGGTTGTTGAGAACCAAGAATTGGTTACAAAAAAGAGCATTAACTTTTCCTATGGTCAAGATATTTCTCGCTCAAATTCGTTTAATATGTCAGCGTTAACAGGGGAAACAGAGAGTTCATCTTTCAAGATTTCAAATCTCTCTTCTGCTGGAAAGCCTCCTTTGTCTACTTCTTCTTCCTTTAAAAGAAAGTGCTGCTCGTCCGAGAACGACCTCTCTGGCAAGTGTAGTGGCTCCTCCGGCCGATGCCATTGTTCAAAAAGAAG aaaatTAAGACTTAAAAGGGTGGAAAGAGTTCCAGCAATTAGCATGAAAATGTCTGACATCCCACCTGATGATTATTCATGGAGAAAATATGGACAAAAGCCAATTAAAGGATCTCCACATCCAAG GGCATACTATAAATGTAGCAGTGTGAGAGGTTGTCCAGCACGTAAACATGTAGAGAGAGCTCTGGATGAACCAACCATGCTGATTGTTACGTACGAAGGCGAGCATAACCATTCCCTCTCTGTTGCAGAAACAAGTAGTCTCATTTTAGAGTCTTCCTAA